The DNA sequence CAAGTATATATCAATCACGAGTCTTTCTCCCTTCAATCTCTTGGCCGGCAATATTAAATTcgtaaaacaaaatataattttcattgttttgtcTTTGCTACACCTGACATAGTTAACAATGTTTGTCCTTGTACTTGACGAAGATAAGCCTTTTACATATGTTGATTATGGTTCCAACACCCTTTGCCTCAGCCTCACAACACTAGTTTAGCATTAACAGCAAAACTCAAATTCGCAGAAAATGTCAGGAGAAGAAATCGTGTCATCCAACGAAGAAGAATATGATATATCTCAGCCTCCATTTGGGAACAAAAGTGGTTACAATTCAAGGATAGGCATCTACCACTCTCTAGTTAAGCTTGAAACTAGGCATGAAATCCCAACAAAACCTGACCTCAACACTGCACATTTTGTGCTGTCACAGTTCCCACAAGCACACCTTGCTGAGGCAAAAACGGCATTCATTGATGCAAGAACAAATCTGAGAGTTAGCTATAGTGAGCTAAGAAGGTGTACCTACTCCCTTGCATCAGCTTTGTTCCATGGACTTGAGGTTAGAAAAGGTGATGTGGTTTTTCTATTGTCACCAAACTCAACGTTATACTCAGCCATATGTCTAGCAGTGTTATCAATTGGAGCAGTTCTGACCACTGCCAACCCCATCAACACTGCATCAGAAATTGCGAAACAAGTGCGTGATTCAGGTGCTAAACTAGCCATCTCAACACCAGAGGAGCTGCACAAACTGGTCCCAACTGGGGTTCCTACAATTCTCACTTCTCGTTCTTCTGATGGCAGAATGTTATCAGTTGAAGAGTTGATAGAAGGTTGTTATGATTCAACCGAGTTGCCACATGTTCCTGTGGCACAGTCAGACACTGCTGCTATACTTTACTCTTCAGGGACCACAGGAATAAGCAAAGGTGTGGTTTTAACTCATGCAAATCTCATTTCCATAATGAGATTGGTTTTGTGGTCTGCAGATGTCAGTGGATCCCATGATGACATTTTCTTGGCCTTCATTCCAATGTTTCACATCTATGGATTTGTATTCTTTGGATTAGGGTTGTTGTGTGTTGGTATAACAACAGTTTTGATGCAGAAGTTTGACTTCCAAGATATGCTTGATGCAATCCAGAAGCACAAGGTTAGCAACGTGCCAGCAGTGCCACCGGTGATTCTTGCGCTAGTGAAGTATTCAAGTAAAGCTAGGTGTGACTTGTCCACCCTAAGAAGGTTGGGAACAGGTGCTGCACCTTTGAGCAAGGAAGTGGCGCAGGAATTCAGAAAAATGTTTCCATGGATTGAACTAAGGCAAGGTTATGGACTAACAGAAAGTAGTGGTGGAGCAACATTTTTTGTCTCAGATAAAGATGCTAAAGCTCATCCAGATTCATGTGGGAGGTTGATTCCAACGTTTTCTGCAAAAGTTATAGACACTGAAACGGGGAAGCCTTTGCCCCCTAACAAAGAAGGAGAGTTGTGGTTAAAAAGTCCTACTATTATGAAAGGATATCTGGGAAATTTGGAGGCAACAAGTGCAACAATTGATTCAGAAGGTTGGTTGAGAACTGGTGATCTTAGTTACATTGATGATAATGGATTTGTTCACATAGTTGAACGGATAAAAGAGCTAATCAAGCACAATGGGTATCAGGTACTCAAAGCTATAACAGTTTCGGTTTTCAACTAGAACATCACTGTATCAGTAAATGCAACATTCTGCTTGTCTCAGGTTGCTCCTGCAGAACTGGAGTCTGTGCTGCTAAGTCACCCTCTTATAGCTGATGCAGCAGTTATACCGTGTGTTAATCTCTCACGTTTTGCACTCTTACTATTCATAATCTGTGTGAATTTCTCATGTGGAAAAAAAAGATATGATGCAGGTTGGAAGATGAAGAAACTGGACAGATACCAATGGCATATGTGGTGAGAGCAGCTGGTTCTGAACTCTCAGAAGACCAGATCATTCAATTTGTTGCAGGGCAGGTAA is a window from the Vigna unguiculata cultivar IT97K-499-35 chromosome 7, ASM411807v1, whole genome shotgun sequence genome containing:
- the LOC114192174 gene encoding 4-coumarate--CoA ligase-like 5; its protein translation is MSGEEIVSSNEEEYDISQPPFGNKSGYNSRIGIYHSLVKLETRHEIPTKPDLNTAHFVLSQFPQAHLAEAKTAFIDARTNLRVSYSELRRCTYSLASALFHGLEVRKGDVVFLLSPNSTLYSAICLAVLSIGAVLTTANPINTASEIAKQVRDSGAKLAISTPEELHKLVPTGVPTILTSRSSDGRMLSVEELIEGCYDSTELPHVPVAQSDTAAILYSSGTTGISKGVVLTHANLISIMRLVLWSADVSGSHDDIFLAFIPMFHIYGFVFFGLGLLCVGITTVLMQKFDFQDMLDAIQKHKVSNVPAVPPVILALVKYSSKARCDLSTLRRLGTGAAPLSKEVAQEFRKMFPWIELRQGYGLTESSGGATFFVSDKDAKAHPDSCGRLIPTFSAKVIDTETGKPLPPNKEGELWLKSPTIMKGYLGNLEATSATIDSEGWLRTGDLSYIDDNGFVHIVERIKELIKHNGYQVAPAELESVLLSHPLIADAAVIPLEDEETGQIPMAYVVRAAGSELSEDQIIQFVAGQVAPYKKVRKVSFIDTIPKSAAGKILRKDLVSQSKFQHVSKL